The sequence GCTCGGGCGCGGGGATATGCTTGCGGCCAAGGTCAACCCAGCCATGGGCATCGCGGAAGCGGTAGAGCGCCTCGATCTCGATAGGGGTATGGCTGACGACCTTGAGCAGCGCCTTGTGGTCGTAAACATCGCATTCCAGCGGGGCGATGTTGAAATCGCCGACGATCAGCGTTGGCCGATCGAGCTTGTCGGCCCAGCGCGCCATCCGTTCAAGGAAATCGAGCTTCTGGCCGAACTTCACGTTCTGCTCGCGATCCGGAATGTCGCCGCCGGCCGGAATGTAGACGTTCTCCAGCACCAGGCCTTGCCCCGGGCCGAGCAGCTCGACCCCCACATGCCGGGCTTCGCCGTTATCCTGCCAGTCATGCCGGCCAAATTCCCGCAGCGGGATGCGGCTAACCGTGGCGACGCCGTGATAGCCCTTCTGCCCGTGAACCACGCGGTGCGTGTAGCCTGCAGCCTCGAACACCTCGTGCGGGAACAGGTGTTCGGCACACTTGATCTCTTGCAGGCACAGCACGTCCGGCCCCTGCTCGCTCAGGAACCGCACCACCTGATCGGCGCGCAGACGGACGGAATTGATGTTCCAGGTGGCAATCGAAACCATGCCTTGGGCTTTAGGTGTGATGCGACAGGGCGGCAAGGGTAGTACGGAGAGCTAGTGCATGACCGCCCCCACCCCCAAACCCCCTCCCCTGAAGGGGATTGGGCTTAGGTTAGCCCGCGTTGTGGTGCTGGATTGGCTCAAGCCGGAGCGAGAATGGCGTTGCGCGAGAACCGGCGCGGAGCGACCTTACTGGTCGTGAGCACCGGAAGCGCAGCGCGATGCCGTTCGTAGCCCGGCTTCAGGCAATCCAGCGCCATAACGCAAAAAACCCTCGGTCCGGGGGCATTGGACCGAGGGTTCCTTGGTGCGTTCGTCACGCTATGACGGTGCGGCCTACAGGAGACTTGGGCAACAGGGGGGAAACCCGTCTCAAACCGCGCCGTCGAGAACCGTTCTAGGCCTTTTCGGCTTGCTGGCCCATGAACAATCGACACGAGTCTGTCGCCATTTGTCGCAGCGACGGCACGTCCCGCGACGGACCGTTGAGTCTCATCGACGAACGGGTCCGCGCGGATCGTTGTAGCGGAAGGTGTTGTCCGGCACGGCAAGGTCATATTGCTGATTCGAGAGCGTTACGATGGTTCGCCGCTTCTGCGAATCAAGCGCCGCCCAGCTCGACAGTTCGAGCCCGCCCGGCGCGCCGGCCTTGCGAGTAAAGACCAAAGTGATCACCCCATACTCGGGTCGCTTGGCATCGCGCACCTCAACGCTGACAATTCGGTCGCTGCCCGTGGGCATGACCCGGCCGTATTTGCCAACATCGCGGCTGGGATCGAGCAGCGCGCCAAGCGGGCTGTTCTTGATCGGCCAGCGCTGGACCTGGCGGACTTCATAATCGATGAAGGTCAGCGCGCTGCCGTCCGACACGATCAGCATCGGCACACCCTTCTCGTACTGGAAGCGGATCTTGCCCGGACGCTTCAGCGTCAGCACACCCCTGACCTGCTGGCCGCGGGTGTCGGACTGCACGAAATCGGCCCGCAGGGTGGAAATGGCGCGCAGCGCAGTAACCGCGCTGGCCAGATCAGCCGCATCCTGGGCTACGGCGGGAGCAGGGGCAGAAACGACAAGCGCCGCCGAAACGGCGGCACCTGCAAGCGATCCGAAGGTCAATCTAGAAGTCATGGCCGCGCTTGTAGCAGCACGGCCTTGAACCGCCAGTGAACCTTACTTGATCTTGGCTTCCTTGAACTCGACATGCTTGCGCACGACCGGGTCATACTTCTTGAACACCATCTTCTCGGTGGTGTTGCGCGGATTCTTCTTCGTGACGTAGAAGAAGCCGGTATCGGCGGTGGAAACCAGCCGGATCTTGACGGTTGCGGGCTTCGCCATGGCGGTGCGTCCTGTTCTTTCAACGAATCGGCCGCTAGGCCGCTAAAACTGGCAAGGCGGCACATCGCGCGCCGCCCTCAAGGCCCGGCCCATTGCGTCAGCCGCAGCCGAAAGTCAAGGCTCTGCTTAGGGCTTGAACGGCTGCAGCGGCGCCAGCACGCCATAGGTTTCGTTGGCCGGTTCGCGGCCCAGCGGCGGAATGGCAATTTCAGGCGGATCGAGGCGGGTATCGGGAAGGCGATCGAGGAAGTCGCGAATCAGCGTCAAGCGCCCGCGCTTCTGGTCGTTGAAATCGACGATGGTCCAGGGCGCTTGCGGGCTGTGTGTGGCGCGCAGCATCGCCTCGCGCGCCCGGGTATAGGCATCATACTTGTCCCGCGAGGCGAGATCGATCGGCGATAGCTTCCAGCGCTTGAGCGGATCCGCCAGCCGCTCAGCCAGGCGCTGTTCCTGCTGCGCCTGGTCGCAGCCAAGCCAGTATTTGAACAGCAGGATACCATCATCGACCAGCAGCCGCTCGAACCGGGGCGCAGCCTTGAGAAAGGCCGAGACCTGCGCCGGCTTGGCAAAGCCCATCACCCGTTCGACGCCGGCGCGGTTATACCATGAGCGATCGAACAGAACGATCTCACCCGCTGCGGGCAGATGGCTGACATAGCGCTGGAAATACCACTGACCGGCTTCGACTTCGTTGGGTTTCGCCAGGGCCACGACCCGGCACTGGCGCGGATTGAGATGAGCCGATAGCGCCTTGATCGCGCCGCCCTTACCGGCCGTGTCGCGCCCTTCGAACAGCACGACAATCCGCGCGCCCGTCGCCGCGACCCAGCGCGACATGGCCACCAGCTCCTCGGCCAGCGGCTCCAGTTGCTCTTCATAGTCTTTGCGCTTCAGCTTCTTGGCCATGGCGAGTCCCCGTTTCGGCAAGGCTGCGCCACAATCGGTTCCTGCGCAATCACTTGCTGCAATGGACTGGAACACGGCCTGCCAAGATGATACAAGTTTCAACCGAAACCATGTTGACGCACGCCACCCCACCCGAAACCGACTTTACCCGGCTGCCCGATCCGGGGCCGGATGTGTTCACCGCGCCGCTGCAGCGCCCGGCCGAAGTTGGCGAGGACTGGCTTGAGCCGGCCCAGCGCCAATACAGCGCCGAAGAGCACAGGATCTGGGACGATCTCTATGCTCGGCAGATGCAGGTTCTGCCCGGCCGCGCGGCCAGCGCCTTCCTGGCCGGGCTGGAGCGGCTTGACCTGGGGCGTGGCGGCGTGCCGGACTTTGCGCGGCTGTCAGAGGAACTGAGCGGCCTGACTGGCTGGTCGGTGGTGCCCGTGCCAATGCTGATCCCGGACCATGTGTTCTTCTGGCACCTGGCAAACCGCCGCTTCCCGGCCGGCAACTTCATCCGCACGCGCGAGACCTTTGACTATATCCAGGAACCGGACGTGTTCCACGATGTCTTCGGTCACGTGCCGATGCTGACCGATCCGACTTTTGCGGACTACATGCAGGAATATGGTCGCGCCGGGTGGAAGGCGATGCGCTACAACCGGCTCAAGGCGCTAGGCGCGCTCTATTGGTATACGGTCGAGTTCGGCCTGATCCTGGAAGGGCCGGAAGAAGCCGACGGCCTGCGGGCCTATGGTGCTGGGATCCTCTCCGGCCCGACGGAGACGGTCTTCTCGATCGAGGCACAGAGCCCCAACCGAATCATGCTCAACGTCGACCGGGTGATGCGCACCGATTATGTGATCGACGATCTGCAGCCGACCTATTTCGTGATCGAGAACTTCGGCGAGCTCTATCACGACACCGTCGACCGCGACTTTGACCGGCTTTACCGGGCGCTCGGCCCCGGCTTCACTTATGCCAACTCCGCCGTGATAGACGTGGACGACGTACTCCACCGCGGCACGCAGGAATATGCCCTGCGGGGTGGGCGAGGGAGTGGCGCCAAGCCGGTCTGACGCCTAGTCGTGCTTCCGTTCGCGGGTGGATTGGACCATCCCCGGCGCGAGGAAGCCGATCTGGGTCGAGGTTACCTCGGCAGCGCGCTTCTTCAACTCGCCTTTCATCTTGAGGTATTCGGTCTCCATCTCGGCTGAAACGGTGGCGCGCGAATCGGCCAGGGCCTCGCGGAAGTCGGCTCCGTTCACCTCGGCGGCGTCCGCCCCGGCGCGGCGGATCGCGTTGAGGCCAGCGCGGCGCACCACGTCTTCCAGGTCCGCTCCGGTGAAGCGCTCGGCCTCCCGCGCAATCGCGCCCAGATCGACATCGCTGGCCATCGGCATCTTCCCGGTATGGATCTTGAGGATATGCTCGCGGCCTTTGGCATCAGGCGTACCGACATAGACCAGCTCGTCCAGCCGGCCCGGTCGCAGCAGCGCCGGATCAACCAGTCCCGGCCGGTTGGTTGCGCCGATCAGCACGACCGAGGCAAGCTCTTCCATTCCGTCCATTTCGGCCAGCATGGTGTTGACCACCCGCGCGGTGACCTGCGGCTCGTTGCCGCTGGTGCCGCGCGCCGGAACCAGGCTGTCGATCTCGTCGATGAAGATCACGCAGGGCGCGACCTGGCGGGCGCGGGCGAACAGGCGCGACAATTGCTGCTCGCTTTCGCCGTACCATTTGGAGAGCAAGTCCGAGCTCTTGACCGAGATGAAGTTCGCCTCACTTTCCTTGGCGACGGCCTTGGCCAGCAGGGTCTTGCCGGTGCCGGGCGGGCCATAGAGCAGGAAGCCCTTGGCCGGGCGGATGCCCAGTCGGCGGAACGCCTCGGGATGCTTGAGCGGTAGCTCGATCCCTTCCTTCAGCTTTTCCTGCGCCTCGTCCGCGCCGCCGATATCGGCCCAGCCGATGTTCGGCACCTGGACCATCACTTCGCGCATCGCCGAGGGCTGGACGCGCTTCAGTGCCGCGAGGAAGTCGTCGCGGGTAACAACCAGCTTCTCCAGCACTTCAGGCGGGATGGTCTGCGCCTCTAGGTCAAGCTGCGGCATGATGCGCCGCACCGCCTCGATTGCGGCTTCGCGGGCCAGCGCGGCGATGTCGGCACCGACAAAACCGTGGGTGGTGCGGGCCAGTTCGTCGAGATCGACCCCGTCACCCAGCGGCATACCCCGGGTGTGGATGCCCAGCACCTCGCGGCGGCCGCTTTCATCGGGCACGCCAATCACGATCTCGCGGTCGAAGCGGCCCGGGCGGCGCAGCGCCTCATCGAGCGCATCGGGCCGGTTGGTCGCCGCGATCACGACGATGTGGGAGCGGGCGTGGAGCCCGTCCATCAGCGTCAGCAGCTGGGCAACCAGCCGCTTTTCCGCCTCGCCGGGGGACTGCGAACGCTTGGGCGCGATCGAATCGATCTCGTCGATGAAGACGATCGAGGGCGAGGACTTGGCCGCTTCCTCGAACACCTCGCGCAACCGCCGCTCGCTCTCGCCATAGGCGCTGCCCATGATCTCGGGGCCGTTGATGGTGAAGAAGCTGGCTTCGCTCTCGTTCGCGACGGCGCGGGCCAGGCGCGTCTTACCGGTTCCCGGCGGACCGTGAAGCAGCACGCCCTTGGGCGGATCGACTCCCAGGCGCGTGAACAGTTCGGGATAGCGGAGCGGCAGTTCGACCATTTCGCGCAATTGCTGGATCGTATCGCCCATGCCGCCGACGTCGTCATAATTGACCTCGCCGCGGCTGCCGCGCGCTTCTTCATACTCCTCGCGCAGTTCGACCTCGGTGTTCTCGTCGATGTGGACGATGCCCTTGGGGCTGGTCGAGACGACGGTCAGACGGATCTGGGTGAGGGCGAAGGCTGGGGCATTCAGCATCCGCGCAACCTGCGGCGGCATATCGCGCACCGGGGTCTGACCGGTCGTGGCAACCAGATCGCCTGCCACCAGTGGCCGGCCGAAGAAGTTGCGCTTCAGCGCCTGACCCGGACCCTGCAGGCGCATGTCCTGCTGTGCCGGGGCAAACACCACCCGCGTTGCCGGACGGCTTTCGGCCCGATCGACCTGGACGTGATCGCCCGAACCGACCCCGGCATTGGCGCGCTGCAAGCCATCAAGCCTGATGACTTCCAGCCCTTCGTCCTCCGCATAGGCCAGGACCGCGCGCGCCGCCGTCGAGCGCTTACCCTCGATCGAGACGATGTCGCCTTCGGTAATGCCAAGCCGGCCCATGGTCGCCTTGGGGAGCCGGGCGATGCCCTGCCCGCTTTCTTCCTGGCGAGCGGCCGCCACCTGCAGCCGCACGGCGCGGGTGCCGGCGTCAGCCGTGACGCTTGCTGGATCCTTGTCGGCCATGGTCCCATCCTGGTTGCGGCCCCAACAGGCCGGACAAGGGCTAAGCTAGGAACTCGAAACCGGAATGCAAAGGGTACGGTTCCGAGCCGATGTTCGAGCCGGCCAGACTGGACAAAAAGAGAGGCCCGGTCGTTGCCGACCGGGCCTTTGGAAGTTTTGGGAGAGGATGCCTGAAAGGCAGGTTCTAAATGGTGCAGTGCCGCATTTTGTGCAAGTGCGAAAAGGGCACTGCACGT comes from Novosphingobium ginsenosidimutans and encodes:
- a CDS encoding exodeoxyribonuclease III; this translates as MVSIATWNINSVRLRADQVVRFLSEQGPDVLCLQEIKCAEHLFPHEVFEAAGYTHRVVHGQKGYHGVATVSRIPLREFGRHDWQDNGEARHVGVELLGPGQGLVLENVYIPAGGDIPDREQNVKFGQKLDFLERMARWADKLDRPTLIVGDFNIAPLECDVYDHKALLKVVSHTPIEIEALYRFRDAHGWVDLGRKHIPAPERNWTWWSYRTYWQEKDRGRRLDHMWASPELATQSVSHRFVEETRRWEQPSDHVPLITEFAL
- a CDS encoding LolA family protein encodes the protein MTSRLTFGSLAGAAVSAALVVSAPAPAVAQDAADLASAVTALRAISTLRADFVQSDTRGQQVRGVLTLKRPGKIRFQYEKGVPMLIVSDGSALTFIDYEVRQVQRWPIKNSPLGALLDPSRDVGKYGRVMPTGSDRIVSVEVRDAKRPEYGVITLVFTRKAGAPGGLELSSWAALDSQKRRTIVTLSNQQYDLAVPDNTFRYNDPRGPVRR
- a CDS encoding CDC48 family AAA ATPase codes for the protein MADKDPASVTADAGTRAVRLQVAAARQEESGQGIARLPKATMGRLGITEGDIVSIEGKRSTAARAVLAYAEDEGLEVIRLDGLQRANAGVGSGDHVQVDRAESRPATRVVFAPAQQDMRLQGPGQALKRNFFGRPLVAGDLVATTGQTPVRDMPPQVARMLNAPAFALTQIRLTVVSTSPKGIVHIDENTEVELREEYEEARGSRGEVNYDDVGGMGDTIQQLREMVELPLRYPELFTRLGVDPPKGVLLHGPPGTGKTRLARAVANESEASFFTINGPEIMGSAYGESERRLREVFEEAAKSSPSIVFIDEIDSIAPKRSQSPGEAEKRLVAQLLTLMDGLHARSHIVVIAATNRPDALDEALRRPGRFDREIVIGVPDESGRREVLGIHTRGMPLGDGVDLDELARTTHGFVGADIAALAREAAIEAVRRIMPQLDLEAQTIPPEVLEKLVVTRDDFLAALKRVQPSAMREVMVQVPNIGWADIGGADEAQEKLKEGIELPLKHPEAFRRLGIRPAKGFLLYGPPGTGKTLLAKAVAKESEANFISVKSSDLLSKWYGESEQQLSRLFARARQVAPCVIFIDEIDSLVPARGTSGNEPQVTARVVNTMLAEMDGMEELASVVLIGATNRPGLVDPALLRPGRLDELVYVGTPDAKGREHILKIHTGKMPMASDVDLGAIAREAERFTGADLEDVVRRAGLNAIRRAGADAAEVNGADFREALADSRATVSAEMETEYLKMKGELKKRAAEVTSTQIGFLAPGMVQSTRERKHD
- the ppk2 gene encoding polyphosphate kinase 2, translated to MAKKLKRKDYEEQLEPLAEELVAMSRWVAATGARIVVLFEGRDTAGKGGAIKALSAHLNPRQCRVVALAKPNEVEAGQWYFQRYVSHLPAAGEIVLFDRSWYNRAGVERVMGFAKPAQVSAFLKAAPRFERLLVDDGILLFKYWLGCDQAQQEQRLAERLADPLKRWKLSPIDLASRDKYDAYTRAREAMLRATHSPQAPWTIVDFNDQKRGRLTLIRDFLDRLPDTRLDPPEIAIPPLGREPANETYGVLAPLQPFKP
- the phhA gene encoding phenylalanine 4-monooxygenase, which produces MTHATPPETDFTRLPDPGPDVFTAPLQRPAEVGEDWLEPAQRQYSAEEHRIWDDLYARQMQVLPGRAASAFLAGLERLDLGRGGVPDFARLSEELSGLTGWSVVPVPMLIPDHVFFWHLANRRFPAGNFIRTRETFDYIQEPDVFHDVFGHVPMLTDPTFADYMQEYGRAGWKAMRYNRLKALGALYWYTVEFGLILEGPEEADGLRAYGAGILSGPTETVFSIEAQSPNRIMLNVDRVMRTDYVIDDLQPTYFVIENFGELYHDTVDRDFDRLYRALGPGFTYANSAVIDVDDVLHRGTQEYALRGGRGSGAKPV
- the rpmG gene encoding 50S ribosomal protein L33, which produces MAKPATVKIRLVSTADTGFFYVTKKNPRNTTEKMVFKKYDPVVRKHVEFKEAKIK